Proteins found in one Channa argus isolate prfri chromosome 7, Channa argus male v1.0, whole genome shotgun sequence genomic segment:
- the dpy19l1l gene encoding dpy-19-like 1, like isoform X1 — MVSKNRKQTGKSPATQADRDKSPLVPPPGKTNARRPAREGKAFNSAHPNGLSGVRHKLGLSPPAAVKLGTTLFLAALAGYLHWYHLFHLFENDRHFSHLSNLEKEMAFRTEMGLYYSYYKTIIEAPSFLDGLHMIMNDRLTEHPLVINTLKRFNLYPEVVLASWYRIYTGTMGYFGIPTKMCWSINRGEGLSPVDSCEGMGDPAYFYVTCVFLLNGVMMSLFFMYGSYVSGSRLGGIVTTMCLFFNHGESTRVMWTPPLRESFAYPFLVLQMLLLTYILRTRNPSRTAMVALGISNLCFMLPWQFAQFVLLTQVASLFASYILGYLGATKMQSILVTHMITLCVCFILMFGNSMLLTSFYASSLISIWAIIALRDRFAQVFTPGIILWVMQGLAWFGSTVLLKFMLSTMLGASDDAHISALIKSKFTSYKDFHTLMYTCAAEFDFMELETPLRYLKTLLLPTNMVVVALIAGKTVQDIVCFLRDGGKASAKSDGDDESVGSEMAAKGELVYHSLQLVAFAVLAVLIMRLKLFLTPHMCIMASLICSKQLFGWIGERFKHQIVVFAVMAVMAINGVANLQSQWSIIGEFSNLPQEELLSWIQDNTHSNSVFAGAMPTMASVKLSTGRPIVNHPHYEDAGLRERTKLVYSMYSRMSGDKVKRNLMKLGVDFFILEDSWCTRRTRPGCSMPEIWDIEDPQNVGKIPLCTHMSRNSRPHFTTVFSNDIYKVLKVPKNTRDLR, encoded by the exons ATGGtgtctaaaaacagaaaacagaccGGGAAGAGTCCAGCGACCCAGGCTGACCGCGACAAGAGCCCGCTTGTTCCACCCCCGGGTAAAACGAACGCCCGGCGCCCAGCCAGGGAGGGCAAAGCTTTCAATAGCGCTCATCCGAACGGGCTCTCCGGCGTCAGACACAAGCTTGGGCTAAGTCCCCCTGCGGCCGTGAAGCTGGGAACCACTCTTTTCCTCG CTGCGCTTGCAGGATATCTCCACTG GTACCATCTCTTCCACCTGTTTGAAAATGACAGGCACTTTTCCCACCTGTCTAACCTGGAGAAGGAAATGGCTTTTCGAACCGAAATG GGTCTGTACTATTCCTACTACAAAACCATTATTGAGGCTCCCTCTTTCCTGGACGGCCTCCACATGATCATGAATGATCGCCTGACAGAGCACCCCCTGGTTATTAACACACTGAAAAGATTTAATCTCTATCCAGAG GTTGTCCTGGCCAGTTGGTACCGGATTTACACGGGTACAATGGGATACTTTGGGATTCCCACAAAGATGTGCTGGTCTATCAACAGAGGAGAGGGATTAAGTCCTGTGGACAGCTGTGAAG GCATGGGCGACCCGGCGTATTTCTACGTGACCTGTGTGTTCCTGCTGAACGGCGTGATGATGAGCCTTTTCTTCATGTACGGTTCCTACGTCAG CGGCAGTCGGCTGGGCGGCATTGTTACCACAATGTGCTTATTCTTCAATCACGGTGAG AGCACTCGTGTGATGTGGACTCCGCCGCTGAGGGAGAGCTTTGCCTACCCTTTCCTTGTCCTGCAGATGCTTCTTCTCACTTACATCCTACG cacaCGGAACCCAAGCAGGACAGCCATGGTCGCTCTGGGCATCTCCAATTTGTGCTTCATGCTGCCTTGGCAGTTTGCCCAGTTTGTGCTGCTCACTCAG GTGGCTTCTCTGTTTGCTTCGTACATCCTGGGTTACCTCGGTGCAACTAAGATGCAGTCCATCTTGGTCACTCATATG ATCACACTCTGCGTTTGCTTTATCCTGATGTTTGGAAACTCCATGCTCCTCACGTCCTTCTACGCCTCCTCGCTCATCTCTATCTGG gCCATCATTGCATTGAGGGATCGTTTTGCTCAAGTCTTTACACCTGGCATCATCCTCTGG gTTATGCAGGGTTTGGCTTGGTTTGGCTCCACAGTGCTGCTGAAGTTCATGCTGTCCACAATGCTTGGTGCCTCTGATGAT GCTCACATCAGTGCACTCATCAAGTCCAAGTTCACAAGCTACAAGGACTTCCACACTCTGATGTACACGTGTGCTGCCGAATTTGACTTTATGGAGTTGGAG ACCCCACTACGTTACCTCAAAACACTGCTGCTGCCCACCAACATGGTGGTGGTTGCTCTCATTGCTGGGAAA ACTGTCCAGGACATAGTCTGCTTTTTGAGGGACGGTGGGAAGGCATCTGCCAAGAGTGACGGTGATGATGAATCTGTGGG GTCTGAAATGGCTGCAAAAGGAGAG CTGGTTTACCACAGTCTGCAGCTGGTGGCATTTGCTGTCCTGGCTGTCCTCATCATGCGTCTGAAGCTCTTCCTGACCCCCCACATGTGCATCATGGCCTCACTAATCTGCTCCAAACAG TTGTTCGGCTGGATCGGGGAGAGGTTTAAGCACCAGATCGTGGTGTTTGCTGTAATGGCTGTCATGGCCATAAACGGAGTGGCCAACCTGCAGTCCCAGTGGTCGATCATTGGAGAGTTCAGCAACCTGCCACAGGAAGAGCTCCTCAGCTGGATCCAGGACAACACCCATTCCA ATTCCGTGTTTGCTGGGGCTATGCCCACCATGGCCAGTGTGAAGCTTTCCACAGGTCGCCCCATCGTCAACCACCCCCACTACGAAGACGCTGGTCTGAG GGAGAGAACCAAGTTGGTGTACTCCATGTATAGTCGCATGTCTGGAGACAAGGTGAAGAGGAACCTGATGAAGCTGGGAGTGGACTTCTTTATCCTGGAGGATTCCTGGTGCACCAGGCGAACCAG GCCTGGATGCAGCATGCCAGAGATCTGGGACATTGAAGACCCCCAAAACGTTGGTAAAATTCCCCTCTGCACCCACATGTCCAGGAACTCACGACCCCACTTCACCACCGTCTTTTCCAATGACATTTACAAAGTTCTTAAAGTCCCCAAAAATACCCGAGATCTCAGATAA
- the dpy19l1l gene encoding dpy-19-like 1, like isoform X2, with translation MAFRTEMGLYYSYYKTIIEAPSFLDGLHMIMNDRLTEHPLVINTLKRFNLYPEVVLASWYRIYTGTMGYFGIPTKMCWSINRGEGLSPVDSCEGMGDPAYFYVTCVFLLNGVMMSLFFMYGSYVSGSRLGGIVTTMCLFFNHGEINAVTFPSHIDSQSTRVMWTPPLRESFAYPFLVLQMLLLTYILRTRNPSRTAMVALGISNLCFMLPWQFAQFVLLTQVASLFASYILGYLGATKMQSILVTHMITLCVCFILMFGNSMLLTSFYASSLISIWAIIALRDRFAQVFTPGIILWVMQGLAWFGSTVLLKFMLSTMLGASDDAHISALIKSKFTSYKDFHTLMYTCAAEFDFMELETPLRYLKTLLLPTNMVVVALIAGKTVQDIVCFLRDGGKASAKSDGDDESVGSEMAAKGELVYHSLQLVAFAVLAVLIMRLKLFLTPHMCIMASLICSKQLFGWIGERFKHQIVVFAVMAVMAINGVANLQSQWSIIGEFSNLPQEELLSWIQDNTHSNSVFAGAMPTMASVKLSTGRPIVNHPHYEDAGLRERTKLVYSMYSRMSGDKVKRNLMKLGVDFFILEDSWCTRRTRPGCSMPEIWDIEDPQNVGKIPLCTHMSRNSRPHFTTVFSNDIYKVLKVPKNTRDLR, from the exons ATGGCTTTTCGAACCGAAATG GGTCTGTACTATTCCTACTACAAAACCATTATTGAGGCTCCCTCTTTCCTGGACGGCCTCCACATGATCATGAATGATCGCCTGACAGAGCACCCCCTGGTTATTAACACACTGAAAAGATTTAATCTCTATCCAGAG GTTGTCCTGGCCAGTTGGTACCGGATTTACACGGGTACAATGGGATACTTTGGGATTCCCACAAAGATGTGCTGGTCTATCAACAGAGGAGAGGGATTAAGTCCTGTGGACAGCTGTGAAG GCATGGGCGACCCGGCGTATTTCTACGTGACCTGTGTGTTCCTGCTGAACGGCGTGATGATGAGCCTTTTCTTCATGTACGGTTCCTACGTCAG CGGCAGTCGGCTGGGCGGCATTGTTACCACAATGTGCTTATTCTTCAATCACGGTGAG atcAATGCAGTGACATTTCCATCACACATAGACTCACAG AGCACTCGTGTGATGTGGACTCCGCCGCTGAGGGAGAGCTTTGCCTACCCTTTCCTTGTCCTGCAGATGCTTCTTCTCACTTACATCCTACG cacaCGGAACCCAAGCAGGACAGCCATGGTCGCTCTGGGCATCTCCAATTTGTGCTTCATGCTGCCTTGGCAGTTTGCCCAGTTTGTGCTGCTCACTCAG GTGGCTTCTCTGTTTGCTTCGTACATCCTGGGTTACCTCGGTGCAACTAAGATGCAGTCCATCTTGGTCACTCATATG ATCACACTCTGCGTTTGCTTTATCCTGATGTTTGGAAACTCCATGCTCCTCACGTCCTTCTACGCCTCCTCGCTCATCTCTATCTGG gCCATCATTGCATTGAGGGATCGTTTTGCTCAAGTCTTTACACCTGGCATCATCCTCTGG gTTATGCAGGGTTTGGCTTGGTTTGGCTCCACAGTGCTGCTGAAGTTCATGCTGTCCACAATGCTTGGTGCCTCTGATGAT GCTCACATCAGTGCACTCATCAAGTCCAAGTTCACAAGCTACAAGGACTTCCACACTCTGATGTACACGTGTGCTGCCGAATTTGACTTTATGGAGTTGGAG ACCCCACTACGTTACCTCAAAACACTGCTGCTGCCCACCAACATGGTGGTGGTTGCTCTCATTGCTGGGAAA ACTGTCCAGGACATAGTCTGCTTTTTGAGGGACGGTGGGAAGGCATCTGCCAAGAGTGACGGTGATGATGAATCTGTGGG GTCTGAAATGGCTGCAAAAGGAGAG CTGGTTTACCACAGTCTGCAGCTGGTGGCATTTGCTGTCCTGGCTGTCCTCATCATGCGTCTGAAGCTCTTCCTGACCCCCCACATGTGCATCATGGCCTCACTAATCTGCTCCAAACAG TTGTTCGGCTGGATCGGGGAGAGGTTTAAGCACCAGATCGTGGTGTTTGCTGTAATGGCTGTCATGGCCATAAACGGAGTGGCCAACCTGCAGTCCCAGTGGTCGATCATTGGAGAGTTCAGCAACCTGCCACAGGAAGAGCTCCTCAGCTGGATCCAGGACAACACCCATTCCA ATTCCGTGTTTGCTGGGGCTATGCCCACCATGGCCAGTGTGAAGCTTTCCACAGGTCGCCCCATCGTCAACCACCCCCACTACGAAGACGCTGGTCTGAG GGAGAGAACCAAGTTGGTGTACTCCATGTATAGTCGCATGTCTGGAGACAAGGTGAAGAGGAACCTGATGAAGCTGGGAGTGGACTTCTTTATCCTGGAGGATTCCTGGTGCACCAGGCGAACCAG GCCTGGATGCAGCATGCCAGAGATCTGGGACATTGAAGACCCCCAAAACGTTGGTAAAATTCCCCTCTGCACCCACATGTCCAGGAACTCACGACCCCACTTCACCACCGTCTTTTCCAATGACATTTACAAAGTTCTTAAAGTCCCCAAAAATACCCGAGATCTCAGATAA